Proteins encoded together in one Streptomyces sp. TLI_171 window:
- a CDS encoding LysR family transcriptional regulator has product MLDVRRLRLLRELAHHGTIAAVAEALAFSPSAVSQQLSVLEREAGVPLLERSGRRVALTPAGRNLVRHTEAVLELLERADAELAHARRGLAGPLRIGAYPSAVRALVPAALAELAARHPELESMVSEVDPAAVAGALRAGELDVALVHEYDLVPAEPEEGIALTGPVFAEPMYLAARATGTLAEHRDSPWITAPVGTLCHAMAQRACQAAGFSPRVRHRVDDFASQLALVAAGQGVALVPHLGIDRCPPNVVLTRLPVYRRTRTAFRAGGAAHPAVAAFAAALHAVVPAELRAS; this is encoded by the coding sequence ATGCTCGATGTGCGACGACTGCGGCTGCTGCGCGAACTGGCCCACCACGGGACGATCGCCGCGGTGGCGGAGGCCCTGGCGTTCAGTCCTTCGGCGGTGTCCCAGCAGCTGTCGGTGCTGGAGCGGGAGGCGGGGGTGCCGCTGCTGGAGCGTTCGGGGCGGCGGGTGGCGCTGACCCCGGCGGGGCGGAACCTGGTGCGGCACACCGAGGCGGTGCTGGAGCTGCTGGAGCGGGCGGACGCCGAGCTGGCGCACGCCCGGCGGGGGTTGGCGGGCCCGCTGCGGATCGGCGCGTACCCGTCGGCGGTGCGCGCGCTGGTGCCCGCGGCGCTGGCCGAACTGGCGGCGCGGCACCCGGAGTTGGAGTCGATGGTGAGCGAGGTGGACCCGGCCGCGGTGGCGGGGGCGCTGCGCGCGGGCGAACTGGACGTGGCGCTGGTGCACGAGTACGACCTGGTGCCGGCCGAGCCGGAGGAGGGGATCGCGCTGACCGGCCCGGTGTTCGCCGAGCCGATGTACCTGGCGGCGCGCGCCACGGGCACCCTGGCGGAGCACCGGGACAGCCCGTGGATCACCGCCCCGGTCGGCACGCTCTGCCACGCGATGGCGCAGCGGGCGTGCCAGGCGGCGGGGTTCAGTCCGCGGGTGCGGCACCGGGTGGACGACTTCGCCTCCCAGCTGGCGCTGGTGGCGGCGGGTCAGGGGGTCGCGCTGGTCCCGCACCTGGGCATCGACCGCTGCCCGCCGAACGTGGTGCTGACCCGGCTGCCGGTCTACCGCCGCACCCGCACCGCGTTCCGGGCGGGCGGCGCCGCGCACCCGGCGGTGGCGGCGTTCGCGGCGGCGCTGCACGCGGTGGTGCCGGCCGAACTCCGGGCCTCCTGA
- a CDS encoding ABC transporter ATP-binding protein: protein MSKAPQGCCTVSGLVKTYRTGAAVVRANDGIDLAVHRGEVFGLLGPNGAGKSTLVRQLTGLLRPDAGRIELLGHDLVRHPERAARLLAYLGQESTALDELTVALAAETTGRLRGLTRAAARAETADVITELGLEPLAHRPLAKLSGGQRRLACFAAALVGERPLLVLDEPTTGMDPVARRAVWSAVDRRRAERGTTVLLVTHNVIEAETVLDRVAVIDGGKVIACDTPGGLKALVDGHVRLDLVWRTDAPLGVPAVAALADRAERTGRRWTLRTTPDEARELVAAVTTGPAFAALDDFTLATPTLEDAYLRLGGRHGGLAR from the coding sequence GTGAGCAAGGCACCTCAGGGCTGCTGCACGGTCAGCGGCCTGGTCAAGACCTACCGGACGGGCGCCGCGGTGGTCCGGGCCAACGACGGCATCGATCTCGCCGTCCACCGCGGCGAGGTGTTCGGCCTGCTCGGGCCCAACGGCGCCGGCAAGTCCACCCTGGTCCGCCAGCTCACCGGCCTGCTCCGCCCCGACGCCGGCCGCATCGAACTGCTCGGCCACGACCTGGTCCGGCACCCCGAACGGGCCGCCCGGCTGCTCGCGTACCTCGGCCAGGAGTCCACCGCCCTCGACGAGCTCACCGTCGCCCTCGCCGCCGAGACCACCGGACGGCTGCGCGGACTCACCCGGGCCGCCGCCCGCGCCGAGACCGCCGACGTGATCACCGAACTCGGCCTGGAACCGCTCGCCCACCGCCCGCTCGCCAAGCTCTCCGGCGGCCAGCGCCGCCTCGCCTGCTTCGCCGCCGCCCTGGTCGGCGAACGCCCGCTGCTGGTCCTCGACGAGCCCACCACCGGCATGGACCCGGTCGCCCGCCGCGCCGTGTGGAGCGCCGTCGACCGCCGCCGCGCCGAGCGCGGCACCACCGTGCTGCTGGTCACCCACAACGTCATCGAGGCCGAGACGGTGCTCGACCGGGTCGCGGTGATCGACGGCGGCAAGGTGATCGCCTGCGACACCCCCGGCGGGTTGAAGGCCCTGGTCGACGGCCACGTCCGGCTCGACCTGGTGTGGCGCACCGATGCCCCGCTCGGCGTCCCCGCCGTCGCCGCGCTGGCCGACCGCGCCGAACGCACCGGCCGCCGCTGGACCCTGCGCACCACCCCCGACGAGGCCCGCGAGCTCGTCGCCGCCGTCACCACCGGGCCCGCCTTCGCCGCGCTCGACGACTTCACCCTCGCCACCCCCACCCTGGAGGACGCCTACCTCCGGCTCGGCGGACGGCACGGAGGACTCGCCCGATGA
- a CDS encoding NYN domain-containing protein, giving the protein MDRCVVLVDAGYLLGAAASLLAGEPGRSRIAVDHPVLISALRERAEEETGLPLLRIYWFDAAVDRRPAPEHRRLRVLPRVTVRLGALTRAEGRWVQKGVDAAMHAELSELARNHACADVVLVTGDGDLLPGVASAKEHGVAVHLWALEAADGDFNQSEELVGEADERRVLDRAWIERWARPRETAAEPVAPAASVAAVAAVAPVAVLPAAAPRPRPVPVTPVVPAPAGPAARTAPLRVIPTPKDLAGRTVPAPASPPGPAALGGPVLRWSSDRGWVDRADAATAADALPTLDRLTTSAQRWADREEDITSVGGDPQEVGQVFARRWLDRLAGADRPELLWTDHPRIPHRLDGELLRYAARFGLLAHKEDQIDEQDRYAIREGFWKELAARVPEARQPTGAAEDS; this is encoded by the coding sequence ATGGACCGCTGTGTCGTCCTGGTCGACGCGGGCTACCTGCTGGGCGCCGCCGCCAGCCTGCTCGCCGGGGAGCCCGGCCGGTCACGGATCGCCGTGGACCATCCGGTGCTGATCAGCGCCCTGCGGGAGCGCGCCGAGGAGGAGACCGGCCTGCCGCTGCTGCGGATCTACTGGTTCGACGCCGCGGTCGACCGCCGCCCGGCGCCCGAGCACCGGCGACTGCGGGTGCTGCCCCGGGTGACCGTCCGGCTCGGCGCGCTGACCCGGGCGGAGGGGCGCTGGGTGCAGAAGGGCGTGGACGCCGCGATGCACGCCGAGCTCAGCGAACTCGCGCGCAACCACGCGTGCGCGGACGTGGTGCTGGTCACCGGGGACGGCGACCTGCTGCCCGGGGTGGCCTCCGCGAAGGAGCACGGGGTGGCCGTGCACCTGTGGGCGCTGGAAGCCGCCGACGGGGACTTCAACCAGTCGGAGGAACTGGTCGGCGAGGCCGACGAGCGCCGGGTGCTGGACCGCGCCTGGATCGAACGCTGGGCCCGCCCGCGGGAGACCGCTGCCGAGCCCGTCGCGCCCGCGGCGTCCGTGGCGGCCGTGGCGGCCGTCGCGCCGGTCGCGGTGCTGCCCGCCGCCGCTCCCCGCCCGCGCCCCGTGCCGGTGACGCCCGTGGTGCCCGCGCCGGCCGGGCCGGCGGCCAGGACCGCCCCGCTGCGGGTCATCCCCACGCCCAAGGACCTGGCCGGGCGCACCGTCCCCGCCCCCGCGTCGCCGCCGGGCCCCGCCGCGCTCGGCGGGCCGGTGCTGCGCTGGTCCTCGGACCGCGGCTGGGTCGACCGGGCCGACGCCGCGACCGCCGCCGACGCGCTGCCCACCCTGGACCGGCTCACCACCTCCGCGCAGCGCTGGGCGGACCGCGAGGAGGACATCACCAGCGTCGGCGGCGACCCGCAGGAGGTCGGCCAGGTGTTCGCCCGCCGCTGGCTGGACCGGCTGGCCGGCGCCGACCGACCCGAACTGCTGTGGACCGACCACCCGCGGATCCCGCACCGCCTGGACGGCGAACTGCTCCGCTACGCCGCCCGGTTCGGCCTGCTCGCGCACAAGGAGGACCAGATCGACGAGCAGGACCGGTACGCGATCCGGGAGGGCTTCTGGAAGGAGCTGGCCGCCCGCGTCCCCGAGGCCCGGCAGCCCACCGGGGCGGCGGAGGACAGCTGA
- a CDS encoding dihydrodipicolinate synthase family protein, with amino-acid sequence MNWTRTVAPGRLPRMELHGIHVPLVTPFTADGALALDALEQLAHDCLDAGATGLVALGTTGEPGSLTTAEQDAVIEVCRRVTHAHGAVLTVGAGHGGTARTAEALAALDGRADAALVAVPAFVRPGEAGVLAHFRALAEAGPLPLVIYHIPYRTGQTLGAAAMLDLLALPGVAGVKYAVGGIDEETVALMAAGPRGVLAGDDLFLSPLLAMGADGGILASAHLETERFVALHRAWQDGETETARKLGADLAGVSRAAFAGPNPTALKALLHRAGRIPTPAVRLPLLAHT; translated from the coding sequence ATGAACTGGACCCGCACGGTCGCCCCCGGCAGGCTTCCCCGTATGGAACTCCACGGCATCCACGTCCCGCTGGTCACGCCCTTCACCGCCGACGGCGCCCTCGCCCTCGACGCCCTGGAGCAACTGGCCCACGACTGCCTGGACGCCGGCGCCACCGGACTGGTCGCCCTCGGCACCACCGGCGAACCCGGCTCGCTCACCACCGCCGAACAGGACGCCGTCATCGAGGTCTGCCGGCGGGTCACCCACGCCCACGGCGCCGTCCTCACCGTCGGCGCCGGCCACGGCGGCACCGCCCGCACCGCCGAGGCACTGGCCGCCCTGGACGGGCGGGCCGACGCCGCACTGGTCGCCGTCCCCGCCTTCGTCCGCCCCGGCGAAGCCGGCGTGCTCGCCCACTTCCGCGCCCTCGCCGAGGCCGGTCCCCTGCCGCTGGTGATCTACCACATCCCCTACCGCACCGGGCAGACCCTCGGCGCCGCCGCCATGCTCGACCTGCTGGCCCTCCCCGGCGTGGCCGGGGTCAAGTACGCGGTCGGCGGCATCGACGAGGAGACGGTCGCCCTGATGGCCGCCGGGCCGCGCGGCGTCCTCGCCGGCGACGACCTGTTCCTCTCGCCGCTGCTCGCGATGGGCGCCGACGGCGGGATCCTCGCCTCCGCCCACCTGGAGACCGAACGCTTCGTCGCCCTGCACCGGGCCTGGCAGGACGGCGAGACGGAGACCGCCCGGAAGCTCGGCGCCGACCTCGCCGGGGTCTCCCGCGCCGCGTTCGCCGGACCCAACCCCACCGCGCTCAAGGCGCTGCTGCACCGCGCCGGACGCATCCCCACCCCGGCCGTCCGGCTGCCGCTGCTCGCACACACCTGA
- a CDS encoding aspartate-semialdehyde dehydrogenase produces the protein MRIGIVGATGQVGGVVREILAERDFPVEQLRLFASARSAGRTLPWKDTEVTVEDAATADYSGLDIVIFSAGGATSKALAPKVAAAGAVVIDNSSAWRRDPEVPLVVAEVNPDAIADRPKGIIANPNCTTMAAMPVLRPLHQESELVALVVSTYQAVSGSGLAGVSELHEQARKVVDGAPALVHDGAAVEYPAPGVYKRPIAFNVIPLAGSVVDDGSNETDEEQKLRHESRKILGIPELKVAGTCVRVPVFTGHSLQINARFARPLAPSRAVELLDGAPGVVLTDIPTPLQAAGQDPSYVGRIRVDETVDNGLSLFLSNDNLRKGAALNAVQIAELVAAELRG, from the coding sequence ATGAGGATCGGCATCGTAGGTGCCACCGGTCAGGTCGGCGGCGTGGTCCGCGAGATCCTGGCGGAGCGCGACTTCCCGGTCGAGCAGCTGCGGCTGTTCGCCTCGGCCCGCTCGGCGGGGCGCACCCTGCCGTGGAAGGACACCGAGGTCACCGTCGAGGACGCCGCCACGGCCGACTACAGCGGTCTCGACATCGTGATCTTCTCGGCGGGCGGCGCCACCTCCAAGGCCCTCGCCCCCAAGGTCGCCGCCGCCGGAGCCGTCGTCATCGACAACTCCTCCGCCTGGCGCCGCGACCCCGAGGTCCCGCTGGTCGTCGCCGAGGTCAACCCCGACGCGATCGCCGACCGCCCCAAGGGCATCATCGCCAACCCGAACTGCACCACCATGGCCGCCATGCCGGTGCTCCGCCCGCTCCACCAGGAGTCCGAGCTGGTCGCCCTGGTGGTCTCCACCTACCAGGCCGTCTCCGGCTCCGGCCTGGCCGGCGTCTCCGAACTCCACGAGCAGGCCCGCAAGGTCGTCGACGGGGCCCCCGCCCTGGTCCACGACGGCGCCGCCGTCGAGTACCCCGCGCCCGGCGTCTACAAGCGCCCCATCGCGTTCAACGTGATCCCGCTCGCCGGGTCCGTCGTCGACGACGGCAGCAACGAGACCGACGAGGAGCAGAAGCTCCGCCACGAGAGCCGCAAGATCCTCGGCATCCCCGAGCTCAAGGTCGCCGGCACCTGCGTCCGCGTCCCCGTCTTCACCGGCCACTCCCTCCAGATCAACGCCCGCTTCGCCCGCCCGCTCGCCCCCTCCCGGGCAGTGGAGCTGCTGGACGGCGCCCCCGGCGTCGTCCTCACCGACATCCCCACCCCGCTCCAGGCCGCCGGCCAGGACCCCAGCTACGTCGGCCGCATCCGGGTCGACGAGACCGTCGACAACGGCCTCTCGCTGTTCCTCTCCAACGACAACCTGCGCAAGGGCGCGGCCCTCAACGCGGTGCAGATCGCGGAACTGGTCGCGGCCGAACTCCGCGGCTGA